The following proteins are encoded in a genomic region of Candida albicans SC5314 chromosome 4, complete sequence:
- the YME1 gene encoding i-AAA protease (Ortholog(s) have ATP-dependent peptidase activity), translating into MNSLSKIVPISRGIIYSQSSIRSLSTQILRSTNQHYLRSRQGSNPVANSRRFASHSTINLLQQQEQIANNELNNPQAQLEFYKTLLAYNYPHILVQRFETPGIASSPECVQLYIDALNKVGQTAKAAEVARQQQQHQTQYQTNGGNIGVGLPYGFGSRQEPVHVVVSESLLTILSKWLKWLIPIALLTYGATNAFNYLVENGTIFRNSETSDKSVDVSQSTVRFKDVQGCDEARAELEEIVDFLKDPSKFTGLGGKLPKGVLLTGPPGTGKTLLARATAGEAGVPFFFMSGSEFDELYVGVGAKRIRELFSQARDKAPAIIFIDELDAIGGKRNPKDQAYAKQTLNQLLVELDGFSQTEGIIIIGATNFPESLDKALTRPGRFDKEVIVDLPDVRGRIDILKHHMQNVETADDVDPSIIARGTPGLSGAELMNLVNQAAVHASQLSAPAVDMNHFEWAKDKILMGAAKKKMVITEESRINTAYHEAGHAIMAMFSKGATPLYKATILPRGRALGITFQLPEMDKVDMSKQECFARLDVCMGGKIAEEMINGKENVTSGCASDLSNATSVARAMVTSYGMSDKIGPVRLSDDWESWSPQIRNMADNEVRDYLLDSEKRTRKLLYDKRLELKRLAEGLLEYETLTKEEMEKVVKGEPINKAKTMSNTVIKKSSKSSEIKDILNDPMPTA; encoded by the coding sequence ATGAATTCTTTGAGCAAGATAGTACCCATATCCAGGGGTATTATATACAGTCAAAGCAGTATAAGAAGCTTGTCTACCCAAATATTACGATCAACAAACCAACATTATCTCAGATCAAGACAAGGTTCAAATCCCGTGGCAAATTCTAGAAGATTTGCATCACACTCAACGATAAACTtgttacaacaacaagaacagATAGCAAAcaatgaattaaataacCCTCAAGCACAGTTAGAATTCTACAAAACATTATTGGCTTATAATTATCCACACATTTTGGTTCAGAGGTTTGAAACCCCAGGTATAGCCTCATCCCCAGAATGTGTACAGTTGTACATCGATGCATTGAATAAAGTTGGACAAACTGCCAAAGCAGCCGAAGTAGCtagacaacaacaacaacaccagACACAATATCAAACCAACGGGGGGAATATAGGTGTTGGATTACCATATGGGTTTGGCTCGAGACAAGAACCAGTtcatgttgttgttagtgAATCATTGTTGAcgattttatcaaaatggCTAAAATGGTTGATCCCTATTGCCTTGTTAACCTATGGGGCCACTAATGcatttaattatttagTGGAAAATGGAACTATTTTCAGAAATAGTGAAACTAGTGATAAATCAGTTGATGTTTCGCAAAGTACAGTTAGATTTAAAGATGTCCAAGGTTGTGATGAAGCAAGAGCCgaattagaagaaattgttgattttttgaaagaCCCTTCCAAGTTCACTGGATTAGGAGGTAAATTACCAAAAGGAGTTTTATTAACTGGTCCTCCAGGTACAGGTAAGACATTGTTGGCCAGAGCTACTGCTGGTGAAGCAGGAGtaccattttttttcatgtCAGGATCTGAGtttgatgaattatatGTCGGAGTTGGTGCTAAGAGAATTAGAGAATTGTTCAGTCAAGCACGTGACAAAGCACCAGCTATCatatttattgatgaattggatGCCATTGGGGGTAAAAGAAATCCTAAAGATCAAGCATATGCTAAGCAAacattgaatcaattgttaGTTGAATTGGATGGATTCAGTCAAACTGAgggtattattattattggtgcAACTAACTTCCCAGAATCTTTGGATAAGGCATTAACCAGACCAGGGAGATTTGATAAGGaagttattgttgatttacCTGATGTTAGAGGTAGAATAGATATTTTAAAACACCATATGCAGAATGTTGAAACTGCCGATGATGTTGATCCTTCCATTATAGCTAGAGGTACCCCTGGATTGTCTGGTGCTGAATTAATGAACTTGGTAAATCAAGCTGCAGTGCATGCATCACAACTATCTGCACCAGCTGTTGACATGAATCATTTTGAATGGGCCAAGGACAAGATTTTGATGGGTGCAGCTAAGAAAAAGATGGTCATAACTGAAGAGAGCAGAATCAATACTGCATACCATGAAGCTGGTCATGCAATTATGGCCATGTTTTCTAAGGGTGCCACACCATTGTATAAGGCTACAATCTTACCTAGAGGACGTGCATTAGGCATTACTTTCCAATTGCCAGAAATGGATAAAGTGGACATGAGTAAACAGGAATGTTTTGCTAGATTGGATGTTTGTATGGGAGGTAAAATTGCTGAAGAAATGATCAATGGCAAGGAAAACGTTACATCTGGATGTGCCTCTGATTTGTCGAATGCAACAAGTGTTGCCAGAGCCATGGTCACATCGTATGGTATGAGTGATAAAATTGGACCTGTTAGATTAAGTGATGACTGGGAAAGTTGGTCACCACAAATTAGAAATATGGCCGATAATGAAGTTAGAGATTATTTGTTGGATAGTGAAAAAAGAACTAGAAAATTGTTATATGATAAAAGACTAGAATTGAAACGATTGGCAGAAGGTTTGTTGGAGTATGAGACTTTGACTAAAGAGGAAATGGAGAAGGTTGTTAAAGGCGAACCCATAAACAAGGCTAAAACAATGAGTAATACTGTGATCAAGAAGTCAAGTAAATCTAGTGAGATAAAAGATATACTCAATGACCCAATGCCAACAGCGtaa
- the PHO4 gene encoding phosphate-sensing transcription factor (bHLH transcription factor of the myc-family; required for growth in medium lacking phosphate and for resistance to copper and Phloxine B; induced by Mnl1 under weak acid stress), whose protein sequence is MDQQVWNPIFSPSGTTPGKSPSYYNELAPQSQSHISNQDPQLPLQTQHHRLFHIDGGSNHSTPSGNIQLPSSSQQNTPHIVSNTPTAFADSDQVFLQHMEMYDNQQHTNQSAGNTPGPISFHNHNPNLQQASQQPHQHISPHLNNQQQHSQQPYQHQHCHSRSHIDSEAPSANDTPTSSGALGMAPQPPLLSSTTNPQSFDLGLDTIGFIIPEELNFDTDPNHISSAFPPQLPADQTPSLLAVDKLKQLQQQQQQQQRQQDPLSELSSPVLPGQNDQSYNPHHYYHRQSSSNSVFVAGKNTGSSVSAPSQHVRPDAVFTPLVSPVVAPLDTNGKADKENGNNSGGHNNSHSSSFSPQPAVQISFEPLTSPALNAEPSTIKSKGGKKNHKETDDRRRSTSSAYAPSKDENKQYKRRTPHGTPILQGHTSNATTVNGSGKPYKSPITKNGKNSQKQDFSFTNQFEKLPESTITVKSEPMETSVEPPLAPQGQQQDDSNPMLPPNGKPVEITGAPLMGFTMGKLAEGGAGTVADKKSAKKAGANNGKLSRKPSYSKNRNSVSSSSDESSSTSASTSPKMLANNGTNSSGKRSEKPATKKASHKLAEQGRRNRMNNAVQELGRLIPQSYHDEVSIPSKATTVELASKYITALLKEVEELKGRK, encoded by the coding sequence ATGGACCAGCAAGTTTGGAACCCTATATTTTCACCAAGCGGGACAACACCAGGAAAGTCTCCTTCTTACTACAATGAGTTGGCTCCTCAGTCACAGAGTCACATATCTAATCAAGATCCGCAACTCCCATTACAGACTCAACACCACCGACTATTTCATATAGATGGTGGCTCCAATCATTCAACCCCGTCAGGTAATATTCAACTACCATCGTCGTCTCAACAAAACACGCCACATATTGTTTCTAATACTCCCACTGCTTTTGCAGACAGTGATCAGGTGTTCTTACAACATATGGAAATGTATGACAACCAACAACACACTAACCAGTCTGCAGGCAATACTCCGGGACCAATATCATTCCATAATCATAATCCTAATTTACAACAAGCATCCCAACAGCCACATCAGCACATATCCCCACATTTAAACAACCAACAGCAACATAGTCAACAGCCATACCAACATCAACATTGTCATTCACGCTCACATATAGACTCTGAAGCACCATCTGCAAATGACACCCCAACTTCTTCTGGTGCCTTGGGCATGGCCCCACAACCACCACTCCtttcatcaacaaccaacCCTCAATCTTTTGATCTCGGGTTAGACACAATAGGTTTTATTATTCCTGAAGAGTTGAATTTTGATACTGATCCAAATCACATATCCTCTGCATTTCCGCCGCAATTGCCTGCTGACCAGACTCCAAGTTTATTAGcagttgataaattgaaacagttacaacaacaacaacagcaacaacagagACAACAAGACCCTTTAAGTGAACTTTCATCGCCAGTGCTACCTGGACAAAACGATCAATCATATAATCCACATCATTACTATCATCGACAGAGTTCAAGCAATAGTGTTTTTGTCGCCGGCAAAAATACTGGTTCATCCGTTTCAGCACCCTCACAGCACGTAAGACCCGATGCTGTCTTTACCCCCTTAGTTTCGCCCGTCGTTGCCCCTTTAGATACAAATGGCAAGGCTGATAAGGaaaatggtaataataGTGGTGGTCACAACAATCTGCACAGTAGCTCATTCTCCCCTCAACCTGCTGTACAGATTTCTTTCGAACCATTGACGTCGCCTGCATTGAATGCCGAGCCATCTACAATAAAATCTAAAGGTGGGAAGAAAAATCACAAGGAAACTGACGATAGAAGAAGATCAACTAGTTCAGCATATGCTCCTAGTAAAGATGAGaacaaacaatacaaaCGTAGAACTCCTCATGGAACGCCAATTTTGCAAGGTCATACAAGCAATGCTACCACGGTCAATGGTAGTGGTAAACCATACAAGTCAccaattacaaaaaatgGCAAGAATTCTCAAAAGCAGGacttttcttttacaaATCAGTTTGAAAAGTTACCGGAATCTACGATAACTGTGAAAAGTGAACCAATGGAAACATCAGTAGAACCACCACTAGCACCACAaggacaacaacaagatgACAGTAATCCAATGTTACCTCCAAATGGTAAACCGGTTGAAATAACCGGAGCTCCATTAATGGGGTTCACTATGGGTAAACTAGCTGAAGGTGGAGCCGGAACAGTTGCTGATAAAAAGCTGGCCAAAAAAGCAGGTGCTAACAATGGCAAACTATCACGTAAACCAAGCTATTCAAAAAACAGGAATTCAGTATCTTCAAGCTCCGATGAATCATCTTCCACTTCTGCTTCAACATCACCAAAAATGCTAGCAAATAATGGTACCAACTCCAGTGGTAAAAGATCTGAAAAGCCAGCAACAAAAAAGGCTTCCCATAAGTTAGCAGAACAAGGGAGAAGAAATAGAATGAATAATGCAGTACAAGAATTGGGAAGATTGATTCCCCAGAGTTATCACGATGAAGTAAGTATTCCTTCAAAGGCAACAACAGTTGAATTAGCCTCGAAATATATCACTGCTTTATTGAAAGAAGTTGAGGAGTTGAAAGGAAGGAAGTAA